GGAGCTGGTTAAATCCAAAACATGCAAAATTTGACACAACTACTGTAGAAGGCACAGCGGTAGATAATCCAGCAAACTACTATGAAAGCTCGCTTTCTGATTGGCATACCTTTGACAGTTTAAAAGCTGATATTGAATGCGATGTGGTGGTTATTGGTGGTGGTTTATTAGGTTCATCTACGGCCTTACATTTAGCTGAACAAGGCGTAGAGACTGTTTTATTAGAAAAAAACCGCGTAGGTAGCGCAGCTTCTGGTCGAAATGGTGGACAACTCACCCCTGGTTTAGCTCGTTGGGAAGCCCAAGAAATGGCCGATCGCTTAAGCTACGAAGATGCCAAAAAACTCTGGCATTTTACCTCTACGGAAGCCATGCAGCTGATTGATGACATCTCAGAAAAATACCAGCTCAACTTTGACCGAAAACATGGTCACATTACTGCTGCCGTTCATGAAGGACATTTAGTTGGTTTAACACAAGGCGCCGATGCACGAAAATATTTAGGTGAAGACCATACCCGTATTGTGGGTAAACACGAACTCATGGACTTTATTAAGTCTGACTATTACACAGGTGGTTTAATTGATGAGTTGGGTGGACAAATCCATCCTTTAGCTTTAAACCGCGGTTTAATTTATGGCTTTTGCAAAAATGGCGGTACTGTTTATGAACAAACAGAAGTCCTTTCAATAGAAGAAAAATCAGATGGTATTTATGTTCAAACAGCAAATGCCATCGTAAAAGCTAAAAAGTCTGTGGTGTTAGCAGTACACCATGCTTCTTTTAAACTTTTATCAGAGCAAAACAATACCACTATCCCTTTCTATACTTATGTTGCAACGACTGCCCCGCTAGAGCTTGATACAAAAGAGCTTTTGCCATTTGGGCATCCAGTTTACGACACCCAGTTCCAGATTGATTACTACCGTCCCGTGTTTAATAACCGCTTATTATTTGGAGGCCAAGGCACAGGAACATGCTGGGGTCCAGAGAAAACTTTAAATTATCTAGAGCATCGAATTCATACCGTGTTCCCGCAAATTAAAAATCTAGAAATGGATTTTGTCTGGAGTGGAACCACTGATTTAACCGTAAATGGTGCAGTCGATAGCCGTAAGTTTGGCAATAAATTCCCAATTTATGCTGTTCACGGCTGGAGTGGTCATGGCGTTGCACAGACTGTACGTATTGGTAGAGCCATTGCGAATGACTTTGTTGGGCAATCTAACGATTTTGAAATGTTATCTAAAATTGATCATCAAAATATTATGTTTGGTCGTACCCTTGCCCCCGTTGTTATTCCACTCGCGAAAAGTATGTATGGCATCGGTGCAATGATTAATCCGGGCAAAATGGTATCTTTCTAATTTATAAAATAACCAGTTTTCAAAAAGGGATTCGTATAGTTTGTACGGATCCCTTTTATTTAGCTGAGTAAAATCCTTTTCAAACTAGGTTATCCCTAACTAATCTATTACAATAGCGCCAGCTTTTTTATTCAGCGCATATATTTTGAGCAATTCATCTTCCCAATTAAAACGCGGACTTAAAAATCGCCATATCCAGTTAATTGCCATGGGTGGTGCTGTCGGGACAGGTTTATTTTTAGGCTCTGCACAAGTCATCCAGTCTGCTGGTCCTTCTATTATTTTAGGTTATGCCATTGTCGGTTTGGTCGCATTTCTAATTATGCGCCAAATGGGTGAAATGATCGTAGAAGAACCTGTGGTTGGTTCCTTTAGTTACTTTGCACAAAAATATTGGGGCAAGTTCCCTGGTTTTTTATCGGGCTGGAACTATTGGGTGGTTTATATTTTGGTCGCGATGACCGAGCTGACAGCCGTTGCTAAATATGTGCATTACTGGTGGCCCCACATTCCTGCTTGGATATCAGCCTTATTTTTCTTTGTTTTAGTCACGTGTTTAAACTTAGGCAATGTTAAGTTTTATGGTGAATCTGAGTTTTGGTTAGCCATTATTAAAGTTGCAGCGGTCATTGCCATGATCGTGTTTGGCTTATATTTATTGCTTACCACAGGTAATGATTCTATCGCTAGCTTTGCAAACCTATGGCAGCATGGCGGATTTTTCCCACATGGGTTCTCGGGCCTATTTTATATGCTCGCCTTTTTAATGTTTGCTTTTGGCGGTATTGAACTGATTGGGATGACTGCAGCTGAAGCCGAAAATCCTGAAAAAAGCATTCCACAAGCCATTAACCAAGTTATCTTTCGAATCTTAGTTTTCTATGTGGCTTCGCTTGCTATCATTATGTCGCTCATTCCTTGGAATCAGCTTGACCTCGGTGGTTTAGATAAAAGCCCATTTGTGATGATTTTTAGCCAGCTTGGTATTGGCTGGGCAGCGCATTTGCTCAACTTTATTATTTTGACGGCTGCACTATCAGTTTATAACAGCGGTATGTACGCAAACAGCCGTATGTTATATGGCCTAGCAGTACAAGGTCACGCATCCAAAATTTTTACAAAAGTCAGCAAACAAGGGGTTCCAACGCCTGCTGTTATCTTTTCTTCTATTCTGATTTTTGGTTGTGTATTACTGAACTATTTTATCCCAGAACAAGCTTTAAGCTATCTCATGTACATGGCTGTAGCTGCACTGGTTTTAAACTGGGCAATTATTAGCTTTACTCATTTAAAGTTTAAACACGCCATGAAGCTTGAAAATAAAGTTGCCAAATTCCCCGCTCTATTTTCACCCTTGAGTAACTATATTGTTTTGATTTTTATTGGCATGATTTTATACATCATGTGGACTCAAGGATTTGAAAAATCGGTGATTTTAATTCCAATCTGGATTACCTTCATGTTTGGACTATATAAATTTTTAAGTTGGAAAAAATCAATCTAATCTTTAAAGAAGGCTTATTCAAACAGGATAAGCCTTTTATCATTTTACAGCTCATTACCCTAAGTAACTTCAGAAAATCTACTCAAAAAACCCTTCACATTCTATTCATCATTATTGAAATGTTCTTTGCTAGACACACTGATATGTAAGCCTTAGTCATTCTAAACATTGGTATTTAATGAGATAATTATTAAAGTACAAGTGTTTACATGATCTATAAATATTTGTGTCAATGTTCAGCTAAAATCAAAGCAGACCAGTTATCGTTGCAATCACTCAACAGGCAAAAGATACTCCATCGTAAGACAGGTTCTTTACCCACTTAAATGATTTAGCGCCGTACTGTGTCTCTCAATGATGAAAGACAGGAAATTTTATGGAAAAAGCTCTGCAATGTCCTAAGTGTGGTTCTACAGAAATTGAAGCACGTGACCATGACAAATTACTTAGAACAACTGGTGGTGTTTTACTGACAGCTGCTGGCACAACTGCAGGTACGGTAGGTGGTGCAGCAACTGGCGCGACTGTTGGAGCAGCTATTGGTACTGTTGCTGGCCCTTTAGGCGTGATTGTTGGTGGAACTGTAGGGACTTTTGTTGGTGCCATTAGTGCAGGAATTACTGGCGGTGTCGTTGGTAATATTTTTGGTAAAAAAGCAGGCGTGATGATCGATAAAAATATTTTTCAAGACTATCGCTGCTTGAAATGTAATTATCGTTTTAAGCAAAAGAAGTAAAACGAATTAAGCCGGAGAACTAGTTGCTCTAGCTCTCCGGCGTAACCAAAAATTTATAAACCAGCTGGAATAATAATTTACTTAGCTACTCCATCTTGTTGATACTTTGGTGAACGTGGACCATATAACAACCCCATACCCGGATTATAATTAGTCGGGGTAAAAAGTTGAGTATTTACCATGCCTGCTAATGGATAAGCGCGGTCAGTTAAGCTGCCAGCAATCTGTTCCACTAAAGCACCAACGACCATTCCGATTAAACCCGAATTACCATTATCACTTCCTTGAACAAGTTTTTTCTCACCTGTCCAAATCACATCTCCAGTTTTTAAATCAACAAGCTTTGCATCAACACTAACTGTAGCCACACTTTGAACCACTTGATATTTAGTACCATATTCTTTAATTCGAATATATAAAGCAGCATCGGCGCCAAAAATCTCTTGCAACTTCTGAGGTGCAATTGACTGTGCATCACTGCCATTAGTAACACCATTCTCTTTAAACATATTGTCTACAACAGAGATGGGAAAAACGTAATAACCAGCTTCCGCTACAGGTGCCACTACAGTAGGCCAATAACTATAAGTCGCTTTTACATCTGGTGAATCATTGACTGGCGGTAATACCAAAATCGATTTTGGCATATGAGCTTTATAAGCTGTAATATCTTTATTAGGTGATGGAGTAACAGCACAGCCCGTAAATGCAAGGCTAGAGATGACCAAACCAGCAATTAAAAATTTCTTAATCATGATTTTGTATACTCACCCTTAGCCTTCATTTTTTGCAATAAGCGATCCATTAAAACTGTAGATTCTGGATATACTTGTTTTTCAAGCTGGAAATACTCAATTGCTTTTTGAGAATTATTTTCTTGCAAATACAATAATCCCAAATGAGCATATAAACCTGGTGGAACAGCTAAGCCCTTACCTTTTGTTTGTTCAATTTCAGCTTCTAATTTTGCGATTTGCGTACTTGGCGTAGCTTTTTCAGGTGCGTTATACATCAAATAGGTTTGATGAGTATAAGTTCCCCAATTATATAAAGGCTGAGGACCAGCGGCACAACCAACCAATCCTATAGCAAGAAAACTGCTCAAAAGAATTTTTTGCATTTAACAAATATCCAAAATTATTGAACAGACCAACGGTTATTTTGAATATCTGTTACTAGATTATTAACTGCTTCACGAACAGCTAAATCGAGTACTTTGCCATTTAAAGTAGAATCATAAGAAGCTGTAGAACCAAAACCTAATACTTCACGAGCTCCTAGTGCATATTCACCAGCGCCTTGTACGGAATGCACAACTTCTGATGTTTTAACATCAACAATATTTAAATTAACTTTTGCATAAGCAACTTGCTGTTTACCACGCCCTAAAATACCAAATAATTGTTGATCGCCTACTTCTTTTCGACCAAACTCAGATACATCACCAGTAATAACGTAACGAGCGCCCTTAATAGCTTGATTCGTATTGCTATAACCTACTTCTTGTTTAATTTCAGATAAATTATCGCGATTTAAAACTGTAAAATAACCAGTTTGCTGTAAATGTGTCTCAAGAATAGTTTTTGCTTGTCCGCCTAGACGGTCTACATTATCAGAGAAAACACCTCTCATATAACTAGAGCGATTATCAAATTTACCAATAGAAACTGGAGCTTTTACTCCATTATATTTAATTTGTGTTGTTGCTACAGCCACTTGCGGGCTTTGTATCGTTCTTGAAGTTTCAGTAGTTGAACATGCCATTAAACTGAAAGAACTCAAAGTAGTAATGATTAATATTTTTTTCATAGTTACTCTACAACAATCACAAAATACAAAGAATATATATTATATACAAAAAGATTATCGAACAATTCAATAATGTAACCATTAAGTAAAAAGTATATTTTCTGAACTTCTATTTAATAAAAAAACTCCTATTTTATAAGAGTTTTTCGAAGTTAGTTGCAGTGATATATGTCTGTAATCATTTTAAGTAATTTTAAAAAATATTATAAATACAGGAATAAAGCGAGTAACGATTTTTTCTGGCTTTACATCTGATTTTTAGTATCTTTTCTTAATTATGCCCTCACTTCATTTACCCAAAGAAATTAGAAAATATTCCAATAACCGCTCTCTTTCATCGGGTTTGTTTGGGTCTAAAAGCTGAACCATGGCCCCATCAATTACAAACAAAAACATATGCGCCTCTTGTTTTGAGGCATTTGGATGGCTCGTTAAAAGCAATTGATAGATTTCATTAATCAGCCAGTTTCGATAGTCAACAACGACCTGATAGGCCTTTGGATACGTTTTCGCTATCTCGAAAATAGCTTTAAATGGCAAATGATAGAGTCCGTCTAAGTCGGCATGTAAAAAGTAAAGTTTGCGAAGCTTTTCAAGCAGCGTTAAATCTTTTTGAACATAGATAATTGAAAGCACCTCATGTTTAAGCCCATCTTTTTGAAAGGTTAGGCTCATTTCAATAAGTCGTTCTTTTGAATGAAAGTAATTATAAAAAGTTGCTTTTGAAGTTTTTGAAGATTCAAGTATGCGGTCCACTCCGACTTTATGAAAACCATATTTATTAAACAAGAATCTTGAAGTATGAAGCACGCTTAAAGCACGAAATGGAAGATCTGAATGTGGCATAGTTTTTACCGTTATAAAATTCTTGTTGTAAGTGAGATACTTTTTTGGGAGAAAAAAAGGCATAGCAAAGCCTATAAAGACTGTGCTTGGCACATCTCAAGTTTTATTGTTGCTAAGTTTTAATCGTGACGATTTAAAGCCTGAAAACCTTTAGGTAATCAAACTGCTTTAACGTTTAAGTTGTGTCGATATAGACTTTGGCAAAGGCTGCCAAGAAATAATGAATGTGCAAAGCCAACTCCTTTTTATTGGGAGTTCTGCCAAGTCATTAAAATTATGGTGGCAGAACGAAAGGGGGTTCGCAGACTGGAAACAAAGGAACCAGCACACCCGAGGGTGTCCCCCTTCCGCCCTACCGTAGAGAAAAAGGGGGCGAACGAGTTCCCGACACACAAAATAAGAATTTTGCATATCGACTTTGTTTTCACGGTCTGCGACAACCGACTGGCAATGTGGCCAGCAGGCAAAGAATAGTGCTCTACCCTTTTACAGTCAAGCACACAAAATGACATTTGCTTTAAATTAGATCATTAAAAAGTAAGGATAAATAATGAATGAGTTATTGTTAAAGTGGGGTTTATAAAGGGGTGAAAATTTATATAGATATATTATTTTAGGTGGGTAAATATAGAATATAAAAGAATGGAAAACGATGAAATGAAAATATCTTTATTAGATGTACAAGAAGTATTCAATGATCTGTTAAACCATAAAATCAGCCGAGAGGATGCTGAAGAATGGGCAAGAAAAAGAATGAATGCACTGGATAACCAAGACTTACTTTTTGATCCTCCGATTAAAGAGGAGCTTCTTTGGAAAGCGGTAATATATTTGAGTGGTGTTGGATTAAAAATATCTCCTAATAAATATATGGAAGATGAAATTGGCATTAAAGAAATGTTTAGTACTTATTGGAATCAATAAGTTTTTTAACGAAAATTTATACCCCAAATTATAAGATAATTAAATTAAAACAACATTCTAAATAAAAAAAGCTAAGCCCGATAACCGTGACCTAGCTTTTAAAAATAATTTAACAGGCTCTATCTAGAAAATTTATGGTCTTTAGGAAGTGGAGCATTACATGGCTGATCCGTCTTTACATCGACCATTTTCACAGGCCCATCGTTGTAGATTGTTACCTTACAGCCTTTTACGACATATTCCTGTTGAATGCCACCGTACATTTCATCCTCAGAAACAGCAGATGCAACATCACACGCATCGTCAGCACGGCATATCGCCTCTTGCCCACCAACCTCTACAGCTTCTGCTCCAGCAGCTTCCATTGCATCTACAGCACTCTCCTGTAATTCAGCATCTACAGCCTGTATCTTTGCAGCATATGTATTTGAAAGATTCATCATAAGAAAAATTGCAAGAAATAACTTACTACAGTGATTTATTAAATTCATAATTATCATCCATCAGGTCAGTATTCATAGAATGCATTACTCACTATCTTCTTTTTTTAAATTTTCTCGACTGTTCATTTATATGAAATCTCTAAAGATGAATACTGTTTTAATATAGCAACTAGATCCTCTAAAACCTCTTTTGAATCAAAGTTATCTTTAGAATACTCAAAATTTATCCATTTAACTTTTAAAGGAAAATCGCACAGTACATCAGCAAATGCATTAATGTTATAACCTAAGTATCCTAATACTCCATAAACCTCCTCTCCAAAATAACAATACACATCTTCTTCACACAATAGGTATTTACCATCAACAGTTATATTTAATGATAAAGGTTCTCTTCTTTCGTTCATTCTAAAATAAGCAAAATCTAACCAGCAACTTTTTTCCAGTTTTGTAAAATTAACCCATATCTTTTTATCTACAGTTTCATTTGAAAGACGAATTAATAGTTCTTCTTTCTTTTTAAATTTTTCAAAATCTTCTAAGTTATTTTTCCCTATAAGATCAGAAACTGGATCAAATTCAATAGAGAGTTCTTCACCGTTAAAAGTAAAATTTTTAGAAAGAAATAAGCGATTTTCTATATTATTTTCTTTTAATTCTGTAGTGAGCTTATGCAGAGATTGAAGCATTATATAACAGTAGCAATAATTATCTTTTCCAAGATAATTACTAAAAATTCCCAAAGACTTTTCAAGTTGTTGTAAATCATTGAAGTTACTTGCTACAACTTTATTATTATCAACATATATTTTTTCAAAATAAATTCCATCAATAATCTCATCTTTTTCTTCTTCGTAAATGTACTTACATAAGTTTAGTTCAAACAATTTCCGATTGTCCCAATTCTCAGATATATTGATTAAACATTTTATCATATATAACTAATATTAAATAATTTTTATAGATACATATATGAACTAAACTAGATATGTATCAACTCCTGTTTTTCTTAATTCATATTGCAACCCAGAAGCTAAAGCAACAATCGTTAATACAGCAAAAAATGGATTTGTCATAGATTCTTTCAACGAATGATCGTGAAGCATGAGCTTAATCCCATCTGTATATCCTCTTTCATTGACGATAGCGAACATTGTTCCAATTTCTAATCCTTTTAGACTTGATAAATTATCTGAATATCGTTGTTGTATTGCCTTATTTGGTAAGTAAGAGAAGATCTTTAATTCAATTTCATCAAAATTATGATTAACTGTAATAGCCCAAAACTTTTTATTAATTTCAAATATTATACTTTCGACTGGGTCTTCAGAATTAGAATTTTCATCTACAACTAAATAAAGATCATCTATTTTCCGAACTTCGTCAATATTTTTAATTGCATCAAAAATCTCGCTTTGCACCATATTTTTACCTTATTATCAATTTCCAATATCAAAAGTTATATATTTAAAAAAACCACTCTATGAGTAATTTAATTTCTCAGACTATGAAAACTAACGCAACAACTAACTTTAAATATCTTCCCTACTTAATTCTCTAATGAAGTCAATAAATATTTTATTATAAGTTAGCTTAAGTACAACATTATAAATAAAAAGCTAAGCCCCGATTACCGTGACTTAGCTTTGAAAAATAATTTTTAAATTAAAAAATTACTTATTTAATGTCTGTGAATTCAGAAACAGGTTTGTTCACTTCAACTTTAGTGCCACCGAATTTTTCGCTCACAAATTTTTGAACTTTAGGTAAGTGGTAAAGCTCACCAAGTTTCGTATAGATTGGGTCATTTTTATTTGCTTCAGCAACACCCAATAGGTTCACATAAAGCTTAGTAGACTGATCAATAGGCTCACGGAAGATCGCATCTTTCATTACATTTAAGCCACCTTCAAGCGCCAATGTATTACCAAGTACAATCGCATCTACATCGTTTTTAACACGAACTGCCGTAGTCATTTGAATTGGTTTTAATTTCAAATTCTTAGGGTTTTCAGCGATGTCGTTCGTAGTTCCTTTTACCGGGTCAAAGTTCGGTTTAAGTTTAATCAGCTTAGCAGACTGTAATAATGTTAAAGCACGTGCTTCATTGGCAGTATCGTTTGGAATCGCGATGGTCGCGCCTTGTGGGAATTCTTCAACAGATTTAACTTTATTTGCATAAATACCCATTGGCTCTAAGTAAGTTGTCGCAACAGCCGCAACTTTAGCAGTATTTGAAGAATTATAAGCTGCCAAATAGTTGAATGACTGGAACGCATTTACGTCTTGTTCGCCACTTGCTACAGATGTATTAAGCACAACGTAGTCAGTCAAGTTGGTCACTTCAAGTTTAATGCCCGCTTGAGCAGTTTCAGGAAGCGTTGCAACGTATTTCCATACATCAGTATCTGAACCTGTTGAAACCAATTTAATTGTGCGTACTGATTCAGTTTTGTCTTTAGCTGAAGCTGTATTTTCAGTTTGTGCAGGTTGTTTGTTACATGCAGACAGTGTTAGTACAGATGCGCTGAACAGGACACTAAATAATTTTTTCATAGATATATCCTAAACTAGGAAATGCCTACTCTACAAAAGAGTGAGACATTACCAACCATTGGGTCAAATGCAATTTTTGGGTGGAAATAATATCCAGATATAGGGTTTAGAAGACTGAATTCAGCATTATTCCTTCCTTGAACTTACTCGCTGAACGATAGAATTATGTTTTGAATCAGTTTCTAAATATGGCCTCATCATATATCAATAAATGAATATTCTACAAATAACTTGTTCGATTCTGATATATAGACCTGTTATTGCTAAGGTATTGAAAACATAAAACATATTATATAAAGATAGTAATTTTGATTAAAATATACACTCGATTGATTTATATGAAATTTTCGGCATTTATTAGCAATATTTAAGCTAAATAGCGTTGTAATTTTTATTTTAGGCATAAAAAAAGCCCCTGTTTTCACAGGGGCTTTTCGAATTTGGCGGAAGCGGTGAGATTCGAACTCACGGAGGACTCACACCCTCGTCGGTTTTCAAGACCGGTGCATTAAACCGCTCTGCCACGCTTCCATGTGCGTAAGAATACAAAGCTTATTCATTTTATTCAAGAAAAAAATCACTGCTTTGTGTTCAAGTGCATATTGTTTCATCAATTTTAAAGTTGGGCAGCCAATTCTGCTCCTTCTTTGATCGCACGCTTGGCATCTAGCTCTGCTGCAAGCTTTGCACCACCAATAATATGGTAGTTTGCGATCGTCGACTCGCCTTCTTTTGGCATCAAGTCTTTTACCGACTCTTGCCCTGCACACACCACTACCGTGTCTACACGTAAAAGCTGGTCTTGACCATTATGCTCAATCCAAAGCCCTTCGTCGGTGACTGCTTTATATTGCACACCACGTAACATACGGACACCATGCTTTTTAAGCTGTGCACGATGGACCCAACCCGAAGTTTTGCCAAGTCCAATACCGAGTGGTGTTGTTTTACGTTGCAATAAATAAATTTCACGGATTGCTGGTTCAACGACTGGCGGCTGCATCCCCCCTTCAGAAACATAGTTTGGATCTGGGTCCACACCCCATTCACGTTGCCATTCGGCTAAAGGTTGAGGCTGTGGTTGATGTGGTGGTTTAAGTAAAAACTCAGACACATCAAAACCAATGCCACCCGCACCAATCACTGCAACTTTTTGTCCAACTTCTGCTCCTTTTAGAACTTGAGCATAGGAAAGGACTTGTGGTGCATTACTTCCTTCAATTTTTAATGCACGAGGAATTACACCCGTTGCAACAATCACTTCATCAAAACCTTCACGTTCAAGCTGCTCACGGTTCACGCGAGTATTTAAACGCACATCCACCCCAGTTTTTTCAAGTTGGACTTTAAAGTAGCGAATTGTTTCGTGGAATTCTTCTTTGCCCGGTACGACCTTGGCAAAGTTAAATTGACCACCTACTTCCGCCGTTGCTTCAAATAAAGTAACCGCATGACCACGGCTTGCCGCAACGGTTGCTGCCGACATTCCCGCTACACCGCCACCTACAACAGCTATACGCTTAGGCTGTTTGGTTTTTAAATAGACCAGTTCCGTTTCATGCCCTGCACGCGGGTTCACTAAACATGACACACGTTTATTTTTAAAAGCATGGTCTAAACAAGCTTGGTTACAGGCAATACAGGTATTAATTTCATCAACGCGGTTAGTCGCAGTTTTATTTACCCAAAATGCATCGGCCAATAAAGGACGTGCCATTTGAACCATATCTGCTTTGCCAGTTGCCAAAATTTCTTCGGCAGTTTCAGGCATGTTAATTCGGTTTGACGCAATAATCGGTATAGAAATATGCTGTTTTACATGAGCCGTGTAATCGACAAAAGCTGCACGAGGCACAGACGTGACAATGGTCGGAACACGAGCTTCATGCCAACCAATGCCGGTATTTAATAAAGTGACACCCGCTTTTTCTAAAGCTTTTGCAACAGTCACCACTTCTTGCATAGTGTTGCCATCATGAACTAAATCGAGCAACGACAAGCGGAAACAGATAATAAATTTTTCACCAACTTTGGCACGAATAGCCTTGACGACTTCCACCGGAAAGCGCATACGGTTTTCAATATCACCGCCCCAACGGTCAGTACGCTGGTTCACATGGCTGCTTAAAAACTGGTTAATGAGATAACCTTCCGAGCCCATAATTTCAACGCCGTCATAGCCTGCTTTTTTGGCAATGTCAGCACAATGTGCATAGTCATCGATCGTACTTAAAATATTTTTTTCAGAAAGCTGACGCGGTTTAAATGGGGAAATTGGCGATTTGATCGGACTAGAAGACACTGCAAAAGGTTGATAACCATAACGGCCAGCATGCAAAATTTGCATTAAAATTTTTGAGCCATGCTTATGCACAGCATGTGTAACCAGACGGTGCTGCGGAATATCGGTTAAACCATTCATGGTTCCACCCATGGGTAGTAGCCAACCTTGACGGTTTGGAGAAATCCCCCCGGTCACAATCAGGCCAACCCCACCTTTTGCACGCTCTTCAAAATAAGCTGCCAGTTTTGGGTAATTGTAAAAACGGTCTTCAAGCCCCGTATGCATGGATCCCATCACCACACGGTTTTTAATGGTGGTAAAGCCTAAATGTAATGGTTTTAATAAATTGGCGTAACTTGTCATGCTGCGTCCCAATAATTTTTTGCAACTTGTTGCATAGTACTTTAATACTTTTTTGAAATGTTAGGATGACCACACGTATTTTTTTACGTGTTGAAATTGTCAATTATTCGAGCTTGTGACCCTTCATTTAATTTTTTATGGGCAATTGAAACGTTGAAGCTTTTTCCCATTTAAATAAAGAAAAAAATAGCATCACGACAGCAATCACAGTTCCTACAGGAAACATATTAAGCATTAGAATAGAGATCACTATTGAACCGATACGGCTGCTTGTAGTCCCCGTCTTAACGCTTCTAGCGCATAGGAACTGCATAGCGATTGCGACAATACGCCCTAAAAGACCACCAATAAAGAATTTGGGCATATACACAAATATATTGTAAATCGCATAGATAAGATCTGAAATTAAAATAAACCCCGCGATACGATGCAATGTTGATAAAATTTGATTGTGATGAATTAACATATTTATATTTTTTCCTTTTATAGAATTTCTTCTAAATTGTCATACTAATCGTAAAACTTTATATTTTTCCAATATTAATCTATTTTTCAAATGAAAAAAAAA
This genomic stretch from Acinetobacter pittii harbors:
- a CDS encoding DUF799 domain-containing protein, which produces MIKKFLIAGLVISSLAFTGCAVTPSPNKDITAYKAHMPKSILVLPPVNDSPDVKATYSYWPTVVAPVAEAGYYVFPISVVDNMFKENGVTNGSDAQSIAPQKLQEIFGADAALYIRIKEYGTKYQVVQSVATVSVDAKLVDLKTGDVIWTGEKKLVQGSDNGNSGLIGMVVGALVEQIAGSLTDRAYPLAGMVNTQLFTPTNYNPGMGLLYGPRSPKYQQDGVAK
- a CDS encoding amino acid permease; its protein translation is MSNSSSQLKRGLKNRHIQLIAMGGAVGTGLFLGSAQVIQSAGPSIILGYAIVGLVAFLIMRQMGEMIVEEPVVGSFSYFAQKYWGKFPGFLSGWNYWVVYILVAMTELTAVAKYVHYWWPHIPAWISALFFFVLVTCLNLGNVKFYGESEFWLAIIKVAAVIAMIVFGLYLLLTTGNDSIASFANLWQHGGFFPHGFSGLFYMLAFLMFAFGGIELIGMTAAEAENPEKSIPQAINQVIFRILVFYVASLAIIMSLIPWNQLDLGGLDKSPFVMIFSQLGIGWAAHLLNFIILTAALSVYNSGMYANSRMLYGLAVQGHASKIFTKVSKQGVPTPAVIFSSILIFGCVLLNYFIPEQALSYLMYMAVAALVLNWAIISFTHLKFKHAMKLENKVAKFPALFSPLSNYIVLIFIGMILYIMWTQGFEKSVILIPIWITFMFGLYKFLSWKKSI
- a CDS encoding DUF4810 domain-containing protein, whose amino-acid sequence is MQKILLSSFLAIGLVGCAAGPQPLYNWGTYTHQTYLMYNAPEKATPSTQIAKLEAEIEQTKGKGLAVPPGLYAHLGLLYLQENNSQKAIEYFQLEKQVYPESTVLMDRLLQKMKAKGEYTKS
- the puuB gene encoding FAD-dependent oxidoreductase gives rise to the protein MKIISKPQLLKDVEYKPSKSLQVGKEWSWLNPKHAKFDTTTVEGTAVDNPANYYESSLSDWHTFDSLKADIECDVVVIGGGLLGSSTALHLAEQGVETVLLEKNRVGSAASGRNGGQLTPGLARWEAQEMADRLSYEDAKKLWHFTSTEAMQLIDDISEKYQLNFDRKHGHITAAVHEGHLVGLTQGADARKYLGEDHTRIVGKHELMDFIKSDYYTGGLIDELGGQIHPLALNRGLIYGFCKNGGTVYEQTEVLSIEEKSDGIYVQTANAIVKAKKSVVLAVHHASFKLLSEQNNTTIPFYTYVATTAPLELDTKELLPFGHPVYDTQFQIDYYRPVFNNRLLFGGQGTGTCWGPEKTLNYLEHRIHTVFPQIKNLEMDFVWSGTTDLTVNGAVDSRKFGNKFPIYAVHGWSGHGVAQTVRIGRAIANDFVGQSNDFEMLSKIDHQNIMFGRTLAPVVIPLAKSMYGIGAMINPGKMVSF
- a CDS encoding TetR/AcrR family transcriptional regulator; the encoded protein is MPHSDLPFRALSVLHTSRFLFNKYGFHKVGVDRILESSKTSKATFYNYFHSKERLIEMSLTFQKDGLKHEVLSIIYVQKDLTLLEKLRKLYFLHADLDGLYHLPFKAIFEIAKTYPKAYQVVVDYRNWLINEIYQLLLTSHPNASKQEAHMFLFVIDGAMVQLLDPNKPDERERLLEYFLISLGK
- the plpA gene encoding MetQ/NlpA family ABC transporter substrate-binding protein, producing the protein MKKLFSVLFSASVLTLSACNKQPAQTENTASAKDKTESVRTIKLVSTGSDTDVWKYVATLPETAQAGIKLEVTNLTDYVVLNTSVASGEQDVNAFQSFNYLAAYNSSNTAKVAAVATTYLEPMGIYANKVKSVEEFPQGATIAIPNDTANEARALTLLQSAKLIKLKPNFDPVKGTTNDIAENPKNLKLKPIQMTTAVRVKNDVDAIVLGNTLALEGGLNVMKDAIFREPIDQSTKLYVNLLGVAEANKNDPIYTKLGELYHLPKVQKFVSEKFGGTKVEVNKPVSEFTDIK
- a CDS encoding DUF6334 family protein → MVQSEIFDAIKNIDEVRKIDDLYLVVDENSNSEDPVESIIFEINKKFWAITVNHNFDEIELKIFSYLPNKAIQQRYSDNLSSLKGLEIGTMFAIVNERGYTDGIKLMLHDHSLKESMTNPFFAVLTIVALASGLQYELRKTGVDTYLV
- a CDS encoding CsgG/HfaB family protein: MKKILIITTLSSFSLMACSTTETSRTIQSPQVAVATTQIKYNGVKAPVSIGKFDNRSSYMRGVFSDNVDRLGGQAKTILETHLQQTGYFTVLNRDNLSEIKQEVGYSNTNQAIKGARYVITGDVSEFGRKEVGDQQLFGILGRGKQQVAYAKVNLNIVDVKTSEVVHSVQGAGEYALGAREVLGFGSTASYDSTLNGKVLDLAVREAVNNLVTDIQNNRWSVQ